The Timaviella obliquedivisa GSE-PSE-MK23-08B genome window below encodes:
- a CDS encoding recombinase family protein: MVLQDSVWITGSTRSGKTQRLIRQSFAWADKRTTATEALFLAATGDNRLDLADRITAEARHFRFDTATPIGFFQDEVALFFPLIVQQLGLKDQFPLRLRPETEQELATGLWRDASQMPQGSLLTEGSLQQAGISDYYLVRRTLDLLQLAAASGTPSEDIAAVLKAGLLEQEGTPELWEAIGAGLEQWRTWLLERGLLTYGVITELYWRYLLPHPVYRQQLKQRYWAVLVDDVDEYPAIARFLFEFFLDQGIPIAFTYNPNGAIRLGLGADPYFLQGLAQRCQQTENLSQDPANSLGATWGAAIVAWMSEPLWLPELPDAIQSIQTTSRAQLLRQVAETIASDIYSGQVQPQDMAVIAPGLDAIARYTLREILTSKGIAVNSLHDQHPLASSALIRSLLTLLALIYPGLGRLLNRDAIAEMLVLLSQLPGSEDANRQIDLVRAGLLTDYCFVPDLENPHLRPATTFERWDRLGYQAAHAYSEILQWVETQKEQQQQRLIPNPVVLLDRAIQRFLYGGSHLPYDQIAALRELMETAQHYWEIASRLRQSGDLEVPISDTVRSFIQLLKNGTITADPYPVRPIGKASQAVTLATIYQYRSDRCFHRRQFWLDAGSSLWLTGGSGLFGAPLFLRDRSGCPWTAADTLEANQNRLQRQVLDLLCRAGERVYLCHSDLATNGQEQAGSLLSLVNAATPQTALTEV; this comes from the coding sequence CTGGTGCTACAAGATTCTGTCTGGATTACAGGTTCGACCCGAAGCGGCAAGACTCAGCGCCTGATTAGGCAATCTTTTGCTTGGGCTGACAAGAGAACGACAGCCACAGAGGCTCTGTTTTTAGCAGCGACAGGAGATAATCGCTTAGATTTGGCAGACCGGATTACGGCGGAAGCCAGACATTTTCGGTTTGACACAGCGACTCCTATTGGCTTTTTTCAAGATGAAGTAGCTCTATTCTTCCCTTTAATTGTGCAGCAGCTAGGGCTAAAAGATCAGTTTCCCCTCCGCTTGCGTCCTGAAACAGAGCAGGAGCTAGCCACTGGGCTATGGCGGGATGCTTCGCAGATGCCGCAAGGGTCGCTCTTAACTGAAGGCAGCCTTCAACAAGCAGGCATTAGTGACTACTATCTTGTTCGTCGCACGTTAGACCTGCTACAACTCGCTGCTGCCAGCGGGACTCCTTCCGAAGACATTGCTGCTGTACTCAAAGCAGGCTTATTAGAGCAGGAGGGCACCCCCGAACTTTGGGAAGCGATCGGGGCAGGGCTAGAACAATGGCGAACCTGGCTTCTAGAACGAGGTTTGCTAACCTATGGCGTGATAACCGAGCTATATTGGCGCTACTTACTGCCCCATCCGGTCTATCGACAGCAGCTAAAGCAACGGTATTGGGCAGTGTTAGTTGATGATGTGGACGAGTATCCGGCGATCGCTCGTTTTCTGTTCGAGTTTTTTCTCGACCAAGGCATTCCCATTGCTTTCACCTACAATCCCAATGGCGCAATTCGCCTCGGCTTAGGGGCAGATCCCTATTTTCTTCAAGGCTTAGCCCAGCGCTGTCAACAAACTGAAAATCTGAGTCAAGATCCCGCTAATAGCCTGGGCGCAACTTGGGGAGCCGCGATCGTTGCTTGGATGAGTGAGCCGTTGTGGCTTCCCGAACTGCCCGATGCTATTCAGTCGATTCAAACTACCTCCAGAGCGCAACTTCTGCGGCAAGTTGCCGAGACAATCGCTAGCGACATTTATTCAGGGCAAGTTCAACCTCAAGACATGGCGGTAATTGCCCCTGGCTTAGATGCGATCGCTCGTTACACGCTCCGTGAAATTTTAACCAGTAAAGGAATTGCGGTTAACTCTCTTCATGACCAGCATCCCTTAGCAAGTTCGGCGTTGATTCGATCGCTGTTGACGCTGTTAGCGTTGATTTATCCAGGTTTGGGTCGATTGCTGAACCGAGATGCGATCGCCGAAATGCTGGTACTACTGAGCCAGTTGCCTGGCTCCGAAGACGCAAATAGGCAGATAGATCTGGTTCGAGCCGGACTTCTGACCGACTACTGTTTTGTTCCAGATCTGGAAAATCCGCATCTCCGTCCTGCCACCACTTTTGAGCGGTGGGATCGCTTAGGTTATCAGGCGGCTCATGCTTATAGCGAGATTCTACAATGGGTTGAAACCCAAAAAGAGCAGCAGCAACAGCGGTTGATTCCTAATCCGGTTGTCTTGCTCGATCGCGCTATTCAACGCTTCCTCTATGGGGGCAGCCATCTGCCCTACGATCAAATCGCTGCTCTCCGAGAACTGATGGAAACGGCTCAACACTACTGGGAAATTGCGAGTCGGCTACGACAATCAGGCGATTTAGAGGTGCCGATATCAGACACGGTGCGAAGCTTTATCCAACTTTTGAAAAATGGGACAATCACGGCTGATCCCTATCCGGTTCGCCCTATAGGGAAAGCCAGCCAAGCCGTAACACTGGCAACAATTTATCAGTATCGCAGCGATCGCTGCTTCCACCGTCGGCAATTCTGGCTTGATGCCGGATCTTCCCTATGGCTCACAGGGGGCAGTGGACTTTTTGGGGCACCCCTCTTTCTCCGCGATCGATCAGGTTGCCCATGGACGGCAGCAGATACGCTGGAAGCCAACCAAAATCGCCTTCAGCGACAAGTCCTCGATCTACTCTGTCGGGCAGGAGAACGAGTTTATCTTTGTCACAGTGATTTGGCAACGAACGGACAGGAACAGGCGGGTTCGTTGCTTTCTCTCGTCAATGCCGCTACTCCTCAGACTGCTCTCACTGAAGTCTAA
- the pxcA gene encoding proton extrusion protein PcxA — translation MRNSFWGSIQSYFSNANQWLLKTPGRSLDEAYEAAQKIREIEDVNFGGNRISADHGNYGASAQSYFQGELRKYLDIIKIRLAEFKLSSSVVRLSSQKITEIEVDENSNGLSNISIIDQPALILKKLKFIDETLDNYQNRESSKQSIVILPDSNQTRLNSSGSRLKGKADDFEEAAPDAKSMSGKSGVLPRSILNTVGRIKQELNPDSEEEVVRDFRRSKARTFTAVRFILILIIVPLLMQQMSKNFVIGPIVDRYRIGNERVDIFINPELEKEALNELQKFEQRLRFEILIGRSEPTSDEEIIQQVREKAAEIGEEFQQVSSDAVKNVFADLTALGAFTLVIMTSKREIEVVKTFIDQLVYGLSDSAKAFFIILLTDMFVGFHSPHGWEVILESLSKHFGLPADRNFIFLFIATFPVILDTIFKYWIFRYLNRASPSSVATYRNMNE, via the coding sequence ATGAGAAATTCCTTTTGGGGTTCGATTCAAAGCTACTTCAGCAATGCAAATCAATGGCTTCTTAAAACACCTGGAAGATCATTAGATGAAGCCTATGAAGCTGCTCAAAAGATTAGAGAAATTGAAGACGTTAACTTTGGTGGAAATAGAATTTCTGCTGATCATGGCAACTATGGTGCTAGCGCCCAAAGCTACTTTCAAGGAGAGCTTAGAAAGTACCTAGATATTATTAAGATTCGACTAGCAGAGTTTAAACTGAGTAGCTCGGTTGTGAGGCTTTCTAGCCAAAAAATAACAGAAATTGAAGTTGATGAAAACTCTAACGGTCTAAGTAATATTAGTATTATTGATCAGCCTGCTCTAATTCTTAAAAAGCTCAAGTTTATTGATGAAACTTTAGATAATTATCAAAATAGGGAGTCTAGCAAGCAGTCGATTGTAATTTTGCCAGACTCTAATCAAACTCGACTTAACTCCTCAGGAAGCCGACTTAAAGGAAAAGCTGATGATTTTGAGGAAGCGGCACCTGACGCGAAATCAATGTCTGGCAAAAGCGGTGTCCTACCTCGATCAATTTTGAACACTGTAGGTAGGATTAAGCAAGAGTTAAACCCAGACTCGGAAGAAGAAGTTGTGCGAGATTTTCGGCGATCGAAAGCTCGAACCTTCACGGCAGTGCGATTCATTTTAATTTTAATTATTGTGCCTTTGCTAATGCAGCAGATGTCCAAGAATTTTGTGATTGGGCCCATTGTCGATCGCTATCGAATTGGGAATGAAAGAGTTGATATTTTTATTAATCCAGAGTTAGAAAAAGAAGCTCTCAATGAACTTCAGAAATTTGAGCAACGTCTGCGCTTTGAAATATTGATTGGTAGAAGCGAACCCACAAGCGACGAGGAGATTATACAGCAGGTTAGAGAAAAAGCAGCAGAGATTGGAGAAGAGTTTCAGCAGGTTAGTTCTGATGCAGTTAAGAATGTTTTCGCTGACCTAACTGCGTTGGGTGCTTTCACTCTTGTGATTATGACTAGTAAGCGAGAGATTGAAGTTGTTAAGACCTTTATTGATCAGTTAGTTTATGGTTTGAGTGATAGTGCTAAGGCATTTTTTATTATTTTGTTAACAGATATGTTTGTGGGGTTTCACTCACCTCATGGCTGGGAAGTCATTTTAGAAAGTTTATCTAAGCATTTTGGGCTGCCTGCCGATCGCAATTTTATCTTCTTGTTTATTGCAACTTTTCCAGTTATTTTAGACACCATTTTCAAGTACTGGATTTTTCGATATCTCAACCGAGCATCGCCTTCCTCCGTTGCAACTTATAGAAACATGAATGAGTAG